From a region of the Vicinamibacteria bacterium genome:
- a CDS encoding DinB family protein yields the protein MEVKVAEVTAVLSRTPETLRELLEGLPESWLTADEGAGTFSPRDVVGHLIHGERTDWVPRIRVILSDGEAKTFVPFDRFGFREAIESTSTSALLAEFASLRTSNLAYLREVSLNAPQLSLTGRHPELGIVTLGQLLATWVVHDLNHIGQVVRVMSKRYAGAVGPWKAYLGILNR from the coding sequence ATGGAAGTGAAGGTTGCGGAAGTGACAGCCGTGCTGTCGCGTACGCCGGAGACTCTTCGCGAGCTACTCGAGGGCCTCCCCGAGAGCTGGCTGACTGCGGACGAGGGCGCGGGCACTTTCAGCCCGCGCGACGTGGTGGGTCATCTAATCCATGGGGAGAGGACTGACTGGGTGCCTCGGATCAGGGTCATTCTGAGTGACGGCGAAGCAAAGACCTTCGTGCCCTTTGATCGGTTCGGGTTTCGGGAGGCCATTGAGAGCACTTCCACCAGCGCCCTCCTGGCGGAGTTCGCATCGCTTCGGACATCGAATCTCGCCTACTTGAGGGAAGTGTCCTTGAATGCCCCCCAGCTATCGCTCACGGGCCGGCACCCCGAACTTGGCATCGTGACGCTGGGACAGCTTCTTGCCACCTGGGTCGTGCATGACCTCAACCATATCGGTCAAGTGGTCCGCGTCATGAGCAAGAGATACGCCGGTGCGGTTGGACCCTGGAAGGCCTATCTGGGGATCCTCAATCGCTAA
- a CDS encoding ABC transporter permease — protein sequence MKLSILIRLAVQSILKNRMRAMLTMLGIIIGVAAVIVMVAVGYGARSRIHDQINNLGTNMIVITPGASITGGVSQGAQAFATLTIADAEKIRSESQIAVAVSPVLVTRSQVIAPGGNWRTSINGVDTDYQAIRNWQTDSGVFFGPDDVRAARSVAVLGRTVAQRIFPGNDAVGQEIQIAAVRFKVMGVLAPKGQTASGSDSDDVILIPYTTASTRLTGKPRIPQILASTASPGDIPAAQDEVSTLLRESHHITKGEDDDFTVRNQTDLATAAESSTRVMTLLMAAIASISLLVGGIGIMNIMLVSVTERTREIGIRLAIGARGSDVLTQFLVESIVMGICGGVAGLVVGYTSAKILAEFTGWETVISPVVMIVAVGFSGAVGVFFGYYPAQKAAALNPIEALRYE from the coding sequence ATGAAACTCTCTATCTTGATCCGTCTGGCCGTGCAAAGCATTCTCAAGAACCGAATGCGCGCTATGCTGACGATGCTGGGGATCATCATTGGCGTCGCCGCGGTGATCGTCATGGTCGCGGTCGGCTACGGGGCCCGGTCACGGATACACGACCAGATCAACAACCTCGGCACGAACATGATCGTCATCACGCCGGGGGCGAGTATCACCGGGGGCGTGAGCCAAGGCGCTCAGGCCTTCGCGACCCTGACCATCGCGGACGCCGAGAAGATCCGTAGCGAGTCGCAAATCGCGGTAGCGGTATCGCCGGTCCTCGTCACCCGCAGCCAGGTCATCGCGCCCGGAGGCAACTGGCGGACTTCGATCAATGGCGTCGACACTGACTACCAGGCGATCCGCAACTGGCAGACTGACTCTGGCGTGTTCTTCGGACCCGACGACGTTCGCGCGGCGCGCAGCGTGGCCGTGCTGGGGCGAACGGTCGCGCAACGCATCTTTCCAGGCAACGACGCCGTGGGCCAGGAGATCCAGATTGCGGCAGTCCGCTTCAAGGTGATGGGTGTGCTCGCGCCCAAGGGCCAAACCGCGAGCGGCAGCGATTCAGACGACGTGATCTTGATTCCATATACGACCGCGTCAACCCGTCTCACCGGGAAGCCGCGCATCCCGCAGATTCTGGCCAGCACGGCCTCCCCCGGCGATATTCCGGCCGCGCAAGACGAAGTCAGCACACTCCTTCGTGAGTCCCATCACATCACCAAAGGCGAAGACGATGACTTCACGGTCCGCAATCAGACCGATCTCGCTACCGCGGCGGAGAGTAGTACGCGCGTGATGACGCTGCTGATGGCAGCGATTGCATCGATCTCACTGCTCGTGGGCGGCATCGGCATCATGAACATCATGCTGGTGTCGGTCACGGAGCGGACGCGAGAGATTGGGATTCGCCTGGCCATCGGAGCTCGCGGCTCGGACGTCCTCACCCAGTTCCTGGTCGAGAGCATCGTGATGGGCATTTGCGGCGGGGTGGCCGGTCTCGTTGTCGGTTACACGAGTGCGAAGATTCTGGCGGAGTTCACGGGATGGGAGACGGTGATCTCGCCGGTGGTAATGATCGTCGCCGTGGGTTTCTCGGGTGCGGTGGGGGTCTTCTTTGGCTACTATCCGGCACAGAAAGCGGCGGCGCTGAATCCGATCGAAGCCTTGAGATACGAGTGA
- a CDS encoding ABC transporter ATP-binding protein: MNAIVIQTDKITKTYGAGTTEVLALRDVDLSVTRGELVAIMGTSGSGKSTLMNMLGCLDTPTSGSYTLDGVRVDGLGKNDLAALRNHKIGFVFQGFNLLARTSAIENVELPMLYDRTGRSRDTRALAVAALERVGLAGRLDHQPSELSGGQQQRVAIARALVTEPALVLADEPTGNLDTRTSIEVMALFQQLNAQGITIVVVTHEPDVAAYATRIVQMRDGRICGDAAVTQRHDAARDLEALHVDAA; encoded by the coding sequence ATGAATGCCATCGTCATCCAGACGGACAAGATCACCAAGACGTACGGGGCCGGGACCACCGAAGTGCTTGCGCTACGAGACGTGGACTTGAGCGTGACGCGAGGGGAACTGGTGGCGATCATGGGCACTTCGGGCTCCGGGAAGTCCACGCTAATGAACATGCTCGGATGCCTCGACACGCCGACGTCGGGATCCTATACGCTCGATGGCGTCCGCGTCGATGGACTCGGGAAGAACGACCTCGCCGCGCTTCGCAACCATAAGATTGGCTTCGTCTTTCAGGGATTTAACCTACTGGCACGGACGAGCGCCATTGAGAACGTTGAGCTGCCGATGCTCTACGACCGCACTGGCCGCAGCCGGGATACCCGCGCCCTCGCCGTGGCGGCGCTCGAACGCGTGGGGCTCGCGGGCCGGCTCGATCACCAGCCGAGCGAGCTGTCGGGCGGTCAGCAACAGCGGGTCGCCATCGCCCGGGCCCTCGTGACGGAGCCAGCCCTCGTCCTGGCCGACGAACCGACGGGCAACCTGGACACCCGCACGTCAATCGAGGTGATGGCGCTCTTCCAGCAACTGAACGCGCAGGGAATAACCATAGTCGTCGTCACGCACGAGCCCGACGTTGCCGCCTACGCCACCCGCATCGTTCAGATGCGGGACGGCCGGATCTGCGGGGACGCGGCCGTCACGCAGAGGCACGACGCGGCCCGCGACCTGGAAGCGCTGCACGTGGATGCGGCATGA
- a CDS encoding efflux RND transporter periplasmic adaptor subunit, whose amino-acid sequence MERGDIQALVSATGTLQAVTTVSVGTQVSGQISALLVDFNDHVKKGQLLARIDPTIAQQGVADAQATLEKAQAEEKQANSDQNRNRQLSSDGLIPANALEQGGSVLQEADATVKSANVALQRAKQNLSFTAIYSPIDGVIVERNVNNGQTVAASLSAPQLFLIANDLSRMQILALVGESDIEQIKEGQSVNFTVQALPGQTFSGSVEQVRLQSATTDNVVNYTVIVTLENPGGKLLPGMTARVDFLVKSAGNVLKVPNAALRYKPSDEVLAHFGTPPASGDAQTPTAARNSGSANGPLAHKGGQGGAQGNGSGTLYTLDAKGTLQVARVRTGISDGLFTELQGQNVTEGMKVIDGIASASSQPPASTANPLGGAQPSGRGRPGGGF is encoded by the coding sequence GTGGAGCGGGGGGACATCCAGGCCCTCGTCTCGGCAACCGGGACCCTGCAGGCCGTGACAACCGTAAGCGTCGGCACTCAGGTCTCAGGGCAGATCTCCGCGCTGCTTGTCGACTTCAACGACCACGTCAAGAAGGGGCAACTCCTCGCCCGGATCGATCCCACCATCGCACAGCAGGGAGTGGCCGATGCCCAGGCGACCCTCGAGAAGGCACAGGCGGAGGAAAAGCAAGCTAACAGTGATCAGAATCGCAACCGCCAGCTTTCGTCCGACGGGCTCATCCCGGCGAACGCCCTCGAGCAGGGCGGATCGGTCCTGCAGGAGGCAGACGCCACGGTGAAATCGGCGAACGTCGCCCTGCAGCGAGCGAAGCAAAACCTCTCCTTCACCGCCATTTACTCGCCCATCGACGGTGTCATTGTCGAGCGGAACGTCAACAACGGCCAAACCGTCGCCGCCAGTCTCTCCGCCCCGCAGCTGTTTCTCATCGCGAACGATCTCTCCCGGATGCAGATCCTGGCGCTGGTTGGCGAGAGCGACATCGAACAGATCAAGGAAGGACAATCCGTCAACTTCACCGTCCAGGCATTGCCGGGGCAGACTTTCTCGGGCAGCGTAGAGCAGGTTCGTCTGCAGTCCGCTACGACAGACAACGTTGTGAATTACACGGTCATCGTCACGTTGGAGAATCCCGGAGGCAAGTTGCTCCCCGGAATGACGGCCCGCGTCGACTTCCTCGTAAAATCGGCCGGGAACGTCCTCAAGGTGCCGAATGCGGCCTTGCGCTACAAGCCGAGCGACGAGGTGCTCGCCCATTTCGGAACTCCACCGGCCTCCGGGGATGCACAAACGCCTACCGCGGCCAGAAACTCTGGTAGCGCCAACGGACCGCTCGCTCACAAGGGGGGGCAAGGGGGTGCGCAGGGAAACGGTAGCGGCACGCTGTACACCCTGGATGCCAAGGGCACGCTTCAGGTCGCGCGTGTGCGAACCGGCATCAGCGATGGCCTCTTCACCGAGCTCCAGGGACAGAACGTGACCGAAGGCATGAAGGTGATCGATGGAATCGCCTCCGCCTCCTCACAACCCCCGGCGTCGACGGCCAACCCGCTGGGTGGCGCTCAGCCGAGCGGACGCGGTCGACCCGGTGGCGGATTCTGA
- a CDS encoding DUF3309 family protein translates to MLTILLVLAVLMLFGVLPTWPHSRGWGYAPSGGVGLIVLVLLVVLLSGRL, encoded by the coding sequence ATGCTCACTATCCTCCTCGTACTCGCCGTTCTGATGCTGTTCGGGGTCCTCCCCACCTGGCCCCACAGCCGAGGGTGGGGGTATGCCCCGAGCGGCGGTGTGGGGCTAATCGTTCTGGTCCTGCTGGTCGTCCTCCTTTCAGGCCGACTCTAG
- a CDS encoding CsbD family protein, which produces MAGGKTEELKGRVKEAAGVLTDDPSLKREGQLDQTIGKVKQAAEKMIDKVKDSAK; this is translated from the coding sequence ATGGCGGGAGGCAAGACGGAAGAACTGAAGGGGCGCGTAAAGGAGGCCGCCGGAGTCTTGACCGACGACCCGAGCCTGAAGCGCGAGGGTCAGCTCGATCAGACGATCGGAAAGGTCAAACAGGCAGCTGAGAAGATGATCGACAAGGTCAAGGACTCGGCGAAGTGA
- a CDS encoding YtxH domain-containing protein, which yields MADHKPDYTSHGASYSALTFSFLAGGIAGAAVALLLAPQSGKATREIMGRKLNDATDSARELKGRMVDKLNDAADSAREFKDRTIRRGQEIGEEATNRVEGAASALAGKAGQRERGKNGDLKAGDSSA from the coding sequence ATGGCCGACCACAAGCCGGATTACACGTCACACGGCGCGTCATATTCCGCATTGACATTCTCGTTCCTCGCGGGCGGCATTGCGGGGGCAGCTGTTGCCTTGCTCCTCGCCCCACAGTCGGGCAAGGCGACCCGCGAGATCATGGGGCGCAAGCTGAATGACGCCACCGACTCAGCCCGCGAGCTGAAGGGTCGGATGGTCGACAAGCTGAACGATGCCGCAGACTCCGCGCGCGAATTCAAAGATCGAACCATCCGCCGGGGCCAGGAAATCGGTGAGGAGGCCACGAACCGTGTGGAGGGGGCAGCCTCCGCCCTCGCGGGCAAGGCTGGGCAAAGGGAGCGCGGGAAGAACGGCGACCTCAAGGCTGGCGATTCATCCGCCTAG
- a CDS encoding ice-binding family protein, which yields MKNRLLSSLVAVGFGVLLYGPSPALAQAYLGTAQPFAVLGGTTVTCLGAGTAITGSIGVSPGAAPTGFPVPCAGVPIIPPASDPAQLALTTAYNTLAALPCASTVGPNLAGLTLTQGVYCVNAAASNLTGTLTLNGQGNPNAVWVFRMSSTLITSSGSTVALINGANACAVEWQVSSSATIGSGTTFVGNILALTSIAMGTGANLTGRTLARNGAVTLDTNTIGFGACGAGGGVGGVPPPFPAGVPTLPQIGAWALLVVLLGSGAYLLRRRTPTEASR from the coding sequence ATGAAGAACCGGCTCTTGAGTTCCTTGGTGGCCGTGGGGTTCGGCGTGCTTCTTTATGGCCCTTCCCCGGCACTGGCTCAGGCATACTTGGGCACTGCTCAGCCCTTTGCGGTCCTGGGCGGGACAACGGTGACCTGCCTCGGAGCTGGGACCGCCATTACCGGAAGCATAGGTGTCAGCCCCGGCGCCGCGCCCACTGGCTTCCCGGTTCCGTGCGCCGGTGTCCCGATCATACCGCCTGCCTCTGATCCGGCTCAGCTTGCTCTCACCACGGCGTACAATACTTTAGCCGCGCTCCCCTGTGCCTCCACCGTGGGTCCCAATCTCGCTGGCCTCACGCTCACGCAAGGCGTCTACTGTGTTAACGCTGCCGCTTCCAATCTCACTGGAACACTCACTCTGAACGGCCAGGGCAATCCCAACGCAGTCTGGGTCTTTCGGATGTCGAGCACGCTCATCACATCGTCCGGCTCGACCGTTGCCTTGATCAATGGCGCCAATGCTTGCGCCGTAGAGTGGCAGGTCAGCAGCTCCGCGACCATCGGTTCCGGCACGACGTTCGTGGGAAACATCCTCGCCCTCACGAGCATCGCAATGGGTACCGGCGCAAACCTGACCGGTAGAACCTTGGCGCGAAATGGTGCGGTGACGCTGGATACCAACACCATCGGCTTCGGCGCCTGCGGCGCCGGAGGCGGCGTCGGCGGCGTGCCGCCTCCCTTCCCAGCGGGTGTCCCGACACTGCCCCAGATCGGAGCATGGGCTCTCCTGGTGGTTCTTTTGGGTAGCGGTGCCTACCTACTCCGCCGGCGCACCCCCACCGAGGCGAGCAGATAG
- a CDS encoding class I SAM-dependent methyltransferase, which translates to MVPASLSAAYRRFWQEVGEDFPDLGGAASTVYYFENEKRLLSEHVPDLGRCAVLKTDLWDEVKNTRILQWVHGQGAAVFGVDISEPIVRQAQAAFSDSGLRGLVADVRRLPFRDGSFDAVYSMGTIEHFRDPETALREIHRVLRPGGRAVVGVPNRWDPFLRPLLAAVLQALGLYGYGYERSFSRRALRQMLEAAGFEVAAETAILFVPGWLRMADLALHSYCPRLAPLTAALLKPFVWLDRHVRAVRRHGYLLASVGVRRRSR; encoded by the coding sequence ATGGTCCCCGCTAGCCTCAGCGCTGCCTACCGCCGCTTCTGGCAGGAGGTGGGGGAGGACTTTCCCGACCTCGGTGGCGCGGCGTCCACCGTCTACTACTTCGAGAACGAGAAGAGACTGCTCTCCGAGCATGTCCCCGACCTTGGCCGGTGCGCGGTGCTCAAGACCGACCTGTGGGACGAGGTCAAGAACACGCGCATCCTGCAATGGGTGCACGGGCAGGGGGCGGCGGTCTTCGGGGTCGACATCTCGGAGCCGATCGTCCGCCAGGCCCAGGCGGCGTTCTCTGACTCGGGACTCCGGGGCCTGGTGGCCGATGTGCGGCGCCTGCCCTTCCGCGACGGCAGCTTCGATGCCGTCTACTCCATGGGCACCATCGAGCACTTCCGTGACCCCGAGACGGCGCTGCGCGAGATCCACCGCGTGCTCCGGCCCGGCGGCCGCGCGGTGGTGGGCGTGCCAAACCGGTGGGATCCCTTCCTCCGGCCCCTCCTCGCCGCCGTACTGCAGGCGCTCGGTCTCTACGGCTACGGGTACGAGCGGTCCTTCTCGCGCCGCGCTCTCCGGCAGATGCTGGAGGCGGCCGGCTTCGAGGTCGCCGCCGAGACCGCGATCCTGTTCGTGCCGGGCTGGCTGCGGATGGCTGACCTGGCCCTACACTCCTACTGCCCGCGCCTCGCTCCCCTGACCGCCGCCCTCCTCAAGCCCTTCGTGTGGCTCGATCGGCATGTTCGGGCCGTGCGGCGGCACGGCTATCTGCTCGCCTCGGTGGGGGTGCGCCGGCGGAGTAGGTAG
- a CDS encoding zinc dependent phospholipase C family protein: MIKDAARAARAILVLLLLFGVTTPSSGYSVLTHEQIVDLLWKDQIQPLLLKRFPSATEEDLRKAHAYAYGGCVVQDMGYYPFGNAFFSDLVHYVRSGDFVVALVQESSDVNEYAFALGALSHYSADNTGHPTINRVVALVFPKLRTRYGDQVTYADDPKAHIQTEFGFDMVQVAKNRYTSDSYHDFVGFEVSKPVLERAFEKTYQLKLDDVLGHVDLAIGTFRRAVSQVVPEMTRVALLSRHLEFVDDTPNANKRKFLYYLSRNQYEKEWGTTYRKPGIKTRILAFFLRLIPKFGPFKALAFQIPTTQTEDMYIKSVDKTVENYASLLSEVGSENLHLPNIDCDTGREPRAGEYVLSDKSYARLLHTLSEHGFDQLTAELRANILAFYATLDAPSATKKDQKAWRRTLRELDELKVEPPRAVPALTSASGGADSTNASIRH, encoded by the coding sequence ATGATCAAAGATGCGGCCCGCGCGGCGCGGGCCATTCTGGTGCTTCTGCTCCTGTTCGGGGTGACCACGCCATCCTCGGGTTACTCCGTGCTTACCCATGAGCAGATCGTCGATCTCCTCTGGAAGGACCAGATTCAGCCCCTCCTGCTGAAGCGATTCCCGAGCGCCACCGAAGAAGACCTGCGCAAGGCGCATGCGTATGCCTACGGCGGCTGCGTCGTTCAGGACATGGGGTACTATCCGTTCGGAAACGCGTTTTTCAGCGACCTCGTCCACTACGTGCGCAGCGGCGATTTTGTCGTGGCCCTCGTCCAGGAGTCTTCCGACGTCAACGAATATGCCTTCGCATTGGGAGCGCTTTCGCACTACTCCGCCGACAACACCGGCCACCCCACCATCAATCGCGTGGTCGCCCTGGTCTTTCCCAAGCTGCGGACCAGGTACGGAGACCAGGTCACCTACGCGGACGATCCTAAGGCACACATCCAGACGGAGTTCGGCTTCGACATGGTTCAAGTGGCGAAGAACCGCTACACCTCCGATAGCTATCATGACTTCGTTGGTTTCGAGGTCTCCAAGCCCGTCCTCGAACGCGCATTTGAGAAGACCTACCAACTGAAGCTCGACGATGTCCTTGGCCACGTTGACCTGGCCATCGGGACTTTCCGCCGAGCGGTGAGCCAGGTGGTCCCAGAGATGACGCGGGTTGCGCTGCTCTCCCGCCACCTGGAGTTTGTGGACGACACACCCAATGCCAACAAGAGGAAGTTCCTGTACTATCTTTCCCGCAACCAGTACGAAAAGGAATGGGGGACGACCTACCGCAAGCCGGGGATCAAGACACGAATCCTGGCGTTTTTCTTGCGATTGATTCCGAAGTTCGGGCCTTTCAAGGCACTCGCCTTTCAGATCCCCACCACGCAGACGGAGGACATGTACATCAAGAGTGTCGACAAGACGGTAGAGAACTACGCGAGCTTGCTTAGCGAGGTCGGCAGCGAGAACCTTCACCTGCCGAACATCGACTGCGACACCGGCCGGGAGCCGCGGGCGGGCGAGTACGTTCTCAGCGACAAGAGCTATGCGCGCCTGCTCCACACCCTCTCCGAGCACGGATTCGACCAGCTCACGGCCGAGCTGCGCGCGAACATCCTGGCTTTCTACGCCACCCTGGATGCACCGAGCGCGACGAAGAAGGACCAGAAAGCCTGGCGCCGGACCCTGAGGGAGCTGGATGAGCTCAAGGTGGAGCCACCCCGAGCAGTACCCGCGCTGACGAGCGCATCGGGAGGGGCGGACTCAACGAATGCCAGCATTCGCCATTGA
- a CDS encoding S-adenosylmethionine decarboxylase, translated as MTDPPLGTEWLVDAHGCEANRLRSQEALAALFDRIVQDLGLRTAGEPLWHVFPGPGGVTGMLLLKESHLACHTFPERGFASFNLYCCRPHEEWPWPERLAEFLGARRVEVRSFMRGGA; from the coding sequence TTGACGGATCCCCCGCTCGGTACGGAATGGCTCGTCGACGCGCACGGCTGTGAGGCCAACCGGCTGCGGTCCCAGGAGGCCCTCGCGGCCCTCTTCGACCGGATCGTCCAGGACCTCGGGCTCCGCACGGCAGGCGAACCGCTGTGGCACGTCTTCCCTGGACCGGGGGGCGTCACAGGGATGCTGCTCCTCAAGGAATCGCACCTCGCCTGCCATACGTTTCCCGAGCGCGGCTTCGCATCCTTCAACCTCTACTGCTGCCGTCCGCACGAGGAATGGCCGTGGCCGGAGCGGCTGGCCGAGTTCCTCGGAGCGCGACGCGTCGAGGTGCGATCGTTTATGCGCGGAGGAGCCTGA
- a CDS encoding BON domain-containing protein: MLTEPVTDRKEVGEMRDHGALLGTVVVMALAAAPACRNTAEGVKEDSRQNAEKARQETQEAKGESQDTAHRVGEKAKEVGGRIAEGTKAVGEKIKEGAKEVGSEVGAKKQTVDVKAALMVDKSIDASHIDVDTDADTKTVTLKGTVPTAAQKAAAEKVAREKAEGYRVRNQLTVVRD, translated from the coding sequence GTGCTGACCGAACCGGTCACAGATCGTAAGGAGGTCGGGGAAATGAGGGATCACGGAGCGCTGCTGGGGACGGTGGTCGTGATGGCTTTGGCGGCCGCACCGGCGTGCCGCAACACGGCGGAAGGTGTGAAGGAGGACTCCCGGCAGAACGCGGAGAAGGCCCGGCAGGAGACTCAAGAGGCCAAGGGGGAGTCCCAAGATACTGCCCACAGGGTCGGCGAAAAGGCCAAGGAGGTCGGGGGCAGAATCGCCGAAGGCACCAAGGCCGTTGGCGAGAAAATCAAGGAGGGGGCGAAGGAGGTCGGCTCCGAAGTGGGGGCCAAGAAGCAGACCGTCGACGTAAAGGCCGCCCTCATGGTTGACAAGAGCATCGACGCCTCCCACATCGACGTGGACACCGACGCCGACACCAAAACCGTGACCCTTAAGGGCACGGTGCCGACGGCCGCCCAGAAGGCGGCCGCGGAGAAGGTGGCCCGGGAAAAGGCCGAGGGTTACAGGGTTCGGAACCAGCTCACGGTCGTAAGGGATTAA
- a CDS encoding ice-binding family protein gives MKSKYLILLASMGFAAFVSGPSPALAASPTLGSAASFAILGASTVTCTVAGAVTGDVGVSPGTAITGFNPDCTLTGTLHFGDAVALQAHVDAGLAYLALAAQPCSNPIPFAGATQLAGMTFSPGVYCFASSAFLNGTLNLTGAGPWIFRMGSTIITGVSESGPASVLVNGQPTCNGADVFWQIGSSATIGAGTHFVGDILAVASIGLDPNAHLDGRALALNGAVTLSGSNTVSVCGSGGSIPPPGPPGCKVKVICDCNDHHDGDNDRHEGDNDHHDKDRSTCHDRDDDHHDKDSDHHDKDDDHHDKDGDQKNDR, from the coding sequence ATGAAGAGTAAATACTTGATTCTGTTGGCAAGCATGGGATTCGCCGCGTTTGTTTCGGGTCCGTCTCCGGCGTTGGCCGCCTCGCCAACTCTGGGTTCGGCGGCGAGCTTCGCGATCCTGGGTGCATCGACGGTGACCTGTACCGTTGCCGGCGCCGTCACCGGAGACGTCGGCGTCAGTCCCGGTACCGCAATCACCGGCTTTAATCCTGATTGCACGCTTACGGGAACGCTGCACTTTGGTGATGCCGTCGCGCTTCAGGCCCACGTGGATGCCGGCCTCGCGTACCTTGCCCTCGCAGCACAGCCGTGCAGCAATCCCATACCCTTCGCCGGTGCTACGCAGCTGGCGGGAATGACCTTCAGTCCTGGCGTGTATTGCTTCGCGTCGTCCGCTTTCCTGAACGGAACACTCAACCTCACGGGCGCGGGCCCGTGGATTTTCCGGATGGGGAGCACGATCATAACCGGAGTGAGCGAGTCGGGCCCCGCGTCAGTTCTCGTCAATGGCCAGCCCACTTGCAACGGGGCGGACGTGTTTTGGCAGATCGGCAGCTCCGCGACCATCGGGGCAGGCACTCACTTCGTGGGAGACATTCTCGCCGTCGCTAGCATCGGCTTGGATCCCAACGCACACCTGGACGGTAGGGCCTTGGCGCTGAACGGTGCCGTGACGTTGAGTGGCAGCAATACCGTCTCCGTCTGCGGCTCCGGCGGCAGCATCCCCCCTCCGGGCCCCCCAGGGTGCAAGGTCAAGGTGATCTGTGATTGCAATGACCACCACGATGGTGACAACGATCGCCATGAGGGTGACAACGACCACCACGACAAAGATCGTAGTACCTGCCACGACCGTGACGATGACCACCACGACAAGGATAGCGACCACCACGACAAGGACGACGACCATCACGACAAGGACGGCGATCAGAAGAACGATCGCTGA
- a CDS encoding GlsB/YeaQ/YmgE family stress response membrane protein, with the protein MTITLPGLILLIIIAAVCGAIGRAIAGDVRGGLIVSIALGFIGALLGPWFATQLKLSEPLVVHISGHPFGILWSIIGATIFVAVIHLVSRR; encoded by the coding sequence ATGACCATCACGTTGCCGGGGCTCATACTCCTCATCATAATCGCGGCCGTCTGCGGCGCCATCGGCAGGGCTATCGCTGGCGACGTCCGCGGTGGGCTGATAGTTTCCATAGCCCTCGGTTTCATAGGAGCACTCCTTGGGCCCTGGTTTGCAACCCAGCTGAAGCTATCAGAGCCTCTGGTGGTCCACATCAGCGGGCATCCGTTCGGGATTCTGTGGTCGATCATCGGCGCTACCATCTTCGTGGCCGTCATTCACCTGGTCTCCCGTCGGTAG